The genome window ATGAACTCCAGTTTTCCCAAATGCTATTGAAGTTGTCCCGTTCCAAGATAAAGTCCAGTTCCTCTgtgtgataaaaacataaaagtgacCACCAGATTgtgtcctcctccctctccaccttcctcctcgtcttcctctccacagctgcagctggagaagAGTAAAGGGGAGATCCTCGGTGTGGTAATTGTGGAGTCCGGCTGGGGCTCCATTCTGCCCACAGTTATCTTAGCCAACATGATGAACGGCGGCCCCGCGGCTCGTTCTGGCAAGCTCAGCATCGGAGACCAGATCATGTCCATCAACAACACCAGCCTAGTGGGGCTGCCACTCGCCACCTGTCAGGGAATCATTAAGGTACTGCGCCAAATGATAATCCAACATCGTTCCAAACCACACTATCAATGTGAGACTGAACAcactctgtatgtgtgtgtgtgtgtgtttctctgtgttaaAGGGCTTGAAGAACCAGGTTCAGGTGAAAATGAACATCGTCAGCTGCCCTCCTGTTACCACCGTCCTCATTAAGAGACCAGATCTAAAGTATCAGCTGGGCTTCAGTGTCCAGAACGGCATTGTGAGTTTCACTCTGACTTCTTTCTGTCAGCCAGGAGCGTTTACGTTGCTTACTTTGACAGTTGTGATAATAACAACAGATGTAATTTGTCAAACTCAAAATGTActgctttgttgtgtttttctcatggATGATGTTTCGTGTGCTGTATTTTGTACCTGGACCGTACAGCATGTTGTTGTTTCTCCATTCCTGTCTCAGTTTAGATTAATCTGctcattattttgtttactcTGTATTGGACACAAGGAAGAAAACACTGTGTCGCTGTGATAAACTGCTGTTTCGCTTTGAACACTATTTATACACCAAATACAAtcccagctaaaaaaaaaaaaatcccattaacTTTAGCAAGGATGCATTGTGCAGTTTATCACTTTAtcattgtcttttaaatgtgaaCTCTGTCCTCACAGCTCCACTTTATCATCAGCGCatcactgcagacattttgcTCTTCCAGTAGCATTCACTTTGCATATTACTCCGTATTTACTCTGTACTTGCAAAAATAAGCCTATAACATGaagattttctgcttttgtgtgttttgtcagaTCTGCAGTCTGATGCGAGGAGGCATTGCTGAGCGTGGTGGAGTCCGTGTGGGTCACAGGATCATCGAGATCAATGGGCAGAGTGTGGTGGCCACAGCACATGAGAAGATTGTCCAGGCTCTCTCCAACTCTGTCGGCGAGGTTAAACTGatgcacacaaactcacacacacagttaaataCAAGTGCACACATATGCAAATATGTAGCGCATATCCGTACTTTGTACTACCACTATATACTTCAGGCTGAGACCCGCTAAAGATCAAGGAACTCGCAACAAtcggggcgcctggtggctcagtggatagagcgccGCCgtatgtacagaggctgtgtcctctcCGCAGCGATACTGTCCTGTCAGtgaaaggcaataaaagcccaaaaaaacatctttaaaaaaagaactcataATGATGAAGGCTGACTGCTGCGTCACCAGTATCTCGGCCAACAAGTTTCAACTGAACGCGCCCTAAAAACGTCATCCTAACTTCAACCAGCATGTACGTTCGTTGTCTATTttagaggaaaagaggaaataactctccataccagcaggcagcagtagtCTGTAATCGCCATTCAACAAAGGAAACCAGAGGAGCGACTGGGCCGGTTCATGAAGCTAGTTAGTACATTGACAACACAACCCGATGACAAAAAGTATTCACTGTGCGTttgcaaacaataacacaatcaTTTAGGAACTGTTTCTGCTACAGAGCTCAGTGGCTAAAGACGTAATCTTACTTCATATGACGTGTTCGTTTTAATCTCACGCCCTCCTGACTTTAAGTCTCAGACTcaccaaacacacatcaaagATCGAGCAGGGACACAAGCTGACTGTTACATCGCCTCTCGTCACTGTGTGAAGGACTACATcatgtacaagaaaatcaaaatgtcagcTGAGGTTGTTCCTCTCACCCCGCTGCTGTataatttgaccatttttaacTGTCTGCCCGCTGCATGTTGGTCAGTATATCTTGTTTGGCGTTCATcgattttacactttttttcatgttgcattGTCAGATGATTTAAGTCTGCTGTATAGAAACCGGATCAACACAAATAGAAAACATAGAAGAAGAGTTGaaccaaaaaaagcacagaggTATTGTTGCCGTTTTTAGCTTTCGGTTTTACTTTAACATGTATGGAGTAGGGATGGAAATGGATTCAATTTCATTGATACCAGTACCATTATAAATTCTACTAATCAGTTTAATATTGTTATTGATTCCCTTACTGATCCCcaatcaattttatttgtggaaaaaagACCAACACAGGTTTTCAATTACAATCTGAGTCTGAACACAGTATAGATGAAATGGGAGGATATTTTGCTAAGCCTCCCTgttaattttataatatttttattatatattttgtatttattttttttcaatgacattTA of Plectropomus leopardus isolate mb unplaced genomic scaffold, YSFRI_Pleo_2.0 unplaced_scaffold19150, whole genome shotgun sequence contains these proteins:
- the LOC121965237 gene encoding amyloid-beta A4 precursor protein-binding family A member 2-like, which produces SPQLQLEKSKGEILGVVIVESGWGSILPTVILANMMNGGPAARSGKLSIGDQIMSINNTSLVGLPLATCQGIIKGLKNQVQVKMNIVSCPPVTTVLIKRPDLKYQLGFSVQNGIICSLMRGGIAERGGVRVGHRIIEINGQSVVATAHEKIVQALSNSVGEVKLMHTNSHTQLNTSAHICKYVAHIRTLYYHYILQAETR